The Nitrospira sp. genome has a window encoding:
- the asnB gene encoding asparagine synthase (glutamine-hydrolyzing), producing MCGIAGIVTSSKHAVGHVEALKRMTDRLTHRGPDGEGRKLFNRCLLGHRRLAIVDVETGRQPMTTHDDRVAVTFNGEIYGYQEIRTELSEYPFRTKSDTEVVLALYRQHGPGFVTSLPGMFAFAIWDDQEQELFCARDRFGEKPLYYAIGRNGEFIFSSEIKGILASGLVEPVLDRNAVERYLQRQCVAADQSIYSNINAVPPAHYVRYQNGVVEVRRYWVLPKIEGDIDAGEAVEQFRILLLKSVQRQLVADVPVGVFLSGGLDSSTICLLASQLNSSLKSFSFDFEGDHSEVVHARAVAKAYGLQHAELTAQCANIGEQLWRMQEVYDEPFADSSNIPTYMLCGEARQHMKVVLTGDGGDELFGGYQWYKPLLWMEKEGRVGLLRWIAARMISRLCGLAHLPGAVARELRITGLGYGRRYSSILGAHSGQMSMFDPRDLELLGIGGGRSIHASHTTDASASMDDVLRFDAKDYMPADILTKIDRASMAHGLELRAPFLDVEFASFCLSLPYRLKISTSEDKIILRQAYSAQWPESIRARSKQGFGAPLARWFRHPSINELEQSILRDPAAPIFKILSYHGTQQMLLRSNLMQRWTLLVLAVWLAQKSSVHNIASV from the coding sequence ATGTGCGGAATAGCTGGTATTGTTACTTCCTCAAAACATGCCGTCGGCCATGTAGAGGCGTTGAAGCGTATGACAGACAGACTCACACATAGAGGGCCAGATGGGGAAGGACGAAAGCTGTTCAATAGATGCTTGTTAGGCCATCGACGCCTGGCAATTGTCGATGTCGAAACAGGCCGACAACCCATGACGACTCATGATGATCGAGTGGCTGTAACGTTCAATGGAGAAATCTATGGGTACCAAGAGATCAGGACAGAGTTGTCTGAGTACCCATTTCGAACCAAGTCAGATACCGAAGTTGTCCTTGCCCTGTATCGACAGCACGGTCCAGGATTTGTGACGTCTCTCCCCGGCATGTTTGCGTTCGCGATCTGGGATGATCAAGAGCAGGAGCTATTCTGCGCCCGTGACCGGTTTGGCGAAAAGCCCTTGTATTACGCGATTGGGAGGAATGGGGAGTTCATCTTCTCATCCGAGATCAAAGGAATATTAGCTTCGGGCTTGGTCGAGCCCGTGTTGGATCGAAACGCCGTAGAGCGATATCTACAGAGACAATGTGTGGCCGCAGATCAGTCCATATACTCGAATATCAACGCGGTGCCTCCCGCGCATTATGTTCGTTACCAAAATGGCGTAGTCGAGGTGAGAAGGTATTGGGTACTACCTAAGATTGAAGGAGATATCGATGCAGGAGAGGCTGTGGAACAGTTTCGGATCCTGCTATTAAAGTCCGTGCAGCGTCAATTGGTGGCTGATGTTCCAGTCGGTGTCTTTCTCAGCGGTGGCTTGGATTCCAGTACGATTTGTTTGTTGGCGAGTCAACTCAACAGCAGCTTGAAATCCTTTTCATTCGATTTCGAGGGAGATCACAGCGAAGTCGTTCATGCCCGTGCAGTTGCCAAAGCCTATGGCCTGCAACATGCAGAACTCACCGCCCAATGTGCAAACATCGGAGAGCAATTGTGGCGTATGCAAGAAGTCTACGATGAGCCGTTTGCTGATTCTTCCAATATTCCAACCTATATGCTCTGTGGAGAAGCGCGACAGCATATGAAGGTGGTTCTGACTGGGGACGGGGGCGATGAGTTGTTTGGTGGGTACCAATGGTATAAACCGTTACTTTGGATGGAAAAGGAAGGGAGAGTCGGGCTACTGCGATGGATAGCCGCACGCATGATCAGTCGGCTCTGCGGTTTAGCTCATTTGCCAGGTGCGGTCGCGCGTGAGCTGCGTATCACGGGCTTGGGGTATGGAAGGCGGTACTCTTCGATATTGGGAGCGCATAGCGGGCAGATGTCCATGTTCGATCCGCGTGACTTGGAACTGTTGGGGATTGGGGGAGGACGCTCCATTCATGCTTCGCATACAACCGATGCGTCGGCGTCAATGGATGATGTGCTCCGTTTCGACGCTAAGGACTACATGCCCGCTGATATCTTAACAAAGATCGATCGAGCATCGATGGCGCATGGCCTTGAACTGCGCGCCCCGTTTCTTGATGTCGAATTTGCTTCATTCTGTCTGTCTCTTCCGTATCGGCTCAAGATCTCCACGAGTGAGGACAAGATCATCCTGCGTCAGGCCTATTCGGCACAATGGCCGGAGTCCATTCGGGCACGCAGCAAACAAGGGTTTGGTGCTCCACTCGCCAGATGGTTCCGCCACCCTTCGATCAATGAATTGGAACAGTCTATTCTGCGAGATCCGGCCGCGCCCATTTTTAAGATCCTCTCCTACCACGGAACGCAACAGATGTTGCTACGTAGCAACCTGATGCAGCGCTGGACGCTTTTGGTCTTAGCCGTCTGGTTGGCACAGAAATCGAGCGTTCACAATATTGCCTCTGTGTGA
- a CDS encoding glycosyltransferase, with protein sequence MTAIPTKIMYLVDHYAGPQAGTEGQLLKLVQHLDRSRFQPAITLFRGSDWIEHNSFGCPMQVLHLTKLASPTAIIKVSRFAQTLRREGYRLVHCFLNDVSLISPPLLRAFGIRVMVSRRDMGFWYTPGNLAVLRLVSPFVDSYVANCQAVAGVVEQKEWVPSRKISVVYNGLFPRADHHRELSQEAVPSRVFDKGTVVGIVANLKPIKRIDVLIQAIAVVRKQCPGIRLVVIGKDGPSNQGRSMREELEELAGRLGLCDQVVFMGAVDDPVPYIKQFAVAVLCSESEGLSNSMLEYMQARRPIICSDTGGNPELVQDGKNGFLVPVGDVVALAERLIRLLTDSALARRFGEAAGETVRSMCAPHRMLEEQMACYDAVLSGSRFSWSPNEASRTMQ encoded by the coding sequence ATGACTGCCATACCGACGAAAATCATGTACCTAGTAGACCATTACGCAGGGCCACAAGCAGGGACCGAGGGACAACTTCTTAAGCTCGTCCAGCATCTTGATCGCTCTCGGTTCCAACCGGCGATAACTTTGTTTCGTGGCAGCGACTGGATTGAGCACAACTCCTTCGGTTGTCCTATGCAGGTTCTTCATCTTACAAAGCTCGCCAGCCCTACAGCGATCATTAAAGTTTCGCGGTTTGCACAGACGCTTCGACGGGAAGGGTATCGGCTCGTCCATTGCTTCTTAAACGATGTATCATTGATCAGTCCCCCACTCCTACGAGCGTTCGGAATCCGAGTCATGGTCTCCCGTCGAGATATGGGATTCTGGTACACACCAGGTAACCTGGCAGTGCTGAGGCTTGTCTCACCGTTCGTTGACTCTTATGTGGCAAACTGCCAGGCAGTTGCTGGTGTGGTGGAGCAAAAGGAATGGGTGCCATCAAGGAAAATATCAGTGGTCTACAATGGTCTGTTTCCTCGAGCGGACCACCATCGCGAGTTATCACAAGAAGCCGTACCTTCTCGCGTTTTCGACAAGGGAACTGTCGTGGGGATTGTGGCCAATCTGAAGCCGATCAAGCGCATTGACGTATTGATCCAGGCCATCGCTGTCGTGCGTAAGCAGTGCCCCGGCATACGTTTGGTCGTCATTGGGAAAGATGGGCCCTCGAATCAGGGCCGAAGTATGCGGGAAGAGTTAGAAGAGTTAGCTGGTCGATTGGGGCTTTGTGATCAGGTTGTCTTCATGGGAGCCGTCGACGATCCGGTACCGTACATCAAGCAGTTTGCCGTGGCAGTCCTGTGCTCAGAGTCGGAAGGGCTCTCTAATTCTATGCTGGAATATATGCAGGCAAGGCGTCCGATCATTTGCAGCGATACGGGGGGCAACCCTGAATTGGTGCAGGATGGAAAGAACGGGTTCTTGGTACCTGTCGGTGATGTCGTTGCACTAGCAGAGCGGCTGATCAGGTTGCTCACTGACAGCGCCTTGGCCAGGAGATTTGGCGAGGCTGCAGGAGAGACCGTTCGCTCGATGTGTGCTCCTCATCGAATGCTTGAAGAGCAGATGGCGTGCTATGACGCTGTGCTATCGGGTTCTCGATTCAGCTGGTCACCCAACGAGGCATCAAGGACTATGCAGTGA
- a CDS encoding glycosyltransferase, whose product MPKLSIIIPVFNAEHFIRETLASITAQELCDVEVICVDDRSTDGSRALIRNIPRVSLLERESNSGGCSIPRNDGIEIAQGNIL is encoded by the coding sequence GTGCCAAAACTTAGCATAATAATTCCGGTCTTCAATGCAGAGCATTTTATTCGTGAGACCCTTGCCAGCATCACCGCCCAGGAACTGTGCGATGTAGAAGTTATATGTGTCGATGATCGGTCGACTGATGGCAGTCGAGCCCTCATTCGGAATATACCTCGAGTCTCTCTGTTGGAACGTGAGTCAAACAGCGGAGGCTGTTCGATTCCGAGAAACGATGGAATCGAGATTGCTCAGGGGAATATATTGTAA
- a CDS encoding phenylacetate--CoA ligase family protein translates to MLTWLSKHVFFPLWEVKDGAHRAEYLHELSASQWSDPETLRQNQWVRVREMVRYASNHCPYYQERLSGGGFDGALRDREDFRRIPILTKKDIRANGNNLLSREFEKKDLEKSKTGGSTGVALELYFDKQCQEKRNAAAMRSDRWAGWDIGMPVAAIWGNPPIADTLKKKLRNLLLDRTIYLDTMEITEDTVRRFVEEWRKAKPRVIFGHSHSIYILAMYLQRLCIEGIHPNGIISTSMMLLEPERRLIEEVFGCRVTNRYGCEEVGLIACECEEHKGLHLNMDHVLVEFLKDDGTEAAPGEEGNIIVTDLVNRGMPLIRYQIGDVGVPSSRSCACGRGLQLMDQVTGRQADFLKRPDGSLVAGVSLVERTLTAIPGIEQMQLVQDKLNHVSAKVVRDQTYSDISEGRLRDELKTVFGDEVSVDVHYVPALGQTRAGKYRFAICNV, encoded by the coding sequence ATGTTGACATGGCTTTCAAAGCACGTGTTCTTCCCGTTGTGGGAGGTCAAGGATGGAGCTCATCGCGCTGAGTATCTGCATGAACTCTCGGCAAGCCAGTGGTCGGATCCGGAGACCTTGCGTCAGAACCAATGGGTGCGTGTGCGCGAGATGGTTCGTTATGCCTCCAATCATTGTCCCTATTATCAGGAGCGCCTTTCCGGGGGAGGGTTTGATGGTGCGCTTCGAGACCGGGAAGACTTTCGACGCATACCCATTTTAACAAAGAAAGACATTCGAGCGAATGGTAACAACCTCCTCTCACGCGAGTTCGAGAAGAAAGATCTTGAGAAGTCAAAAACAGGTGGATCAACTGGTGTAGCACTCGAGCTGTATTTCGACAAGCAGTGCCAAGAGAAGCGCAATGCGGCGGCCATGCGTAGCGATCGATGGGCGGGATGGGATATCGGCATGCCGGTTGCGGCCATATGGGGGAATCCCCCCATCGCGGATACGCTGAAGAAAAAGCTTCGCAACCTCCTCCTCGATCGCACGATTTATCTCGATACTATGGAAATTACTGAAGACACGGTCCGGCGCTTTGTCGAGGAATGGAGGAAGGCGAAGCCCAGAGTCATTTTCGGGCATTCCCATTCCATCTATATTTTAGCGATGTATCTCCAACGTCTGTGCATCGAGGGCATTCATCCGAATGGAATCATCTCGACTTCCATGATGTTGCTGGAGCCGGAGAGACGGTTGATCGAGGAGGTATTCGGTTGTCGAGTGACCAACCGATATGGGTGTGAGGAGGTAGGACTGATAGCCTGTGAGTGCGAGGAACATAAGGGCCTCCACTTGAATATGGACCATGTGCTCGTGGAGTTTCTGAAGGATGATGGGACAGAGGCCGCTCCCGGTGAAGAGGGGAATATCATCGTCACTGACCTCGTCAATCGTGGAATGCCTCTTATCCGCTATCAAATCGGCGATGTGGGCGTTCCAAGTAGCCGGTCTTGCGCTTGCGGCCGTGGCCTTCAGCTCATGGACCAGGTGACGGGTCGGCAAGCAGACTTTCTAAAACGGCCGGATGGATCACTCGTGGCCGGCGTCTCACTGGTCGAGCGCACACTCACCGCGATACCAGGCATCGAGCAGATGCAGCTGGTCCAAGATAAATTGAACCACGTTTCTGCAAAGGTGGTTCGAGACCAGACATATTCTGATATCTCCGAAGGTAGACTGCGCGATGAACTGAAGACGGTATTTGGCGACGAGGTGAGCGTCGATGTGCACTACGTTCCCGCCTTGGGTCAAACTAGAGCAGGGAAGTATCGCTTTGCGATCTGCAACGTGTAA